Proteins from a single region of Gammaproteobacteria bacterium:
- the secF gene encoding protein translocase subunit SecF, with amino-acid sequence MQFFDKRTEIDFVGMRKLPMLVSALLVIGTMILLATRGLNLGLDFTGGTLVELSYKEAVEVSTIRGELEKGGHGDAIVQHFGTTRDILIRLPVKSDKDAVETSNQLVALLREQRGEAAASTRADQQDGAQMCRKGDAVQACDIQVRRVEFVGPQIGDELTEKGGLALIYTLIAILIYVAFRFQWRFSLGAILATAHDVLLTFGFFSLTQIEFDLTVLAAILAVLGYSLNDTIVVFDRIRENFHTLRKSDVVSIMNRSINDTLSRTIITSGTTVLALTALFIFGGEIIHAFSIALLVGIVVGTYSSIFVATPAVLALGITRDDLLPPKKEGEAVDDMP; translated from the coding sequence ATGCAATTTTTTGACAAACGAACTGAAATTGATTTTGTCGGTATGCGCAAGTTGCCCATGCTGGTGTCGGCATTGCTGGTCATTGGAACCATGATTCTTCTGGCGACACGCGGACTGAACCTGGGACTTGATTTCACCGGTGGTACGCTGGTGGAGCTGAGCTACAAGGAAGCCGTCGAAGTATCGACCATTCGTGGCGAGCTTGAAAAGGGCGGGCACGGTGATGCCATTGTCCAGCACTTCGGCACCACCCGTGACATCCTGATCCGGCTACCGGTGAAGTCAGACAAGGATGCGGTGGAAACCAGTAATCAACTGGTTGCCCTGCTGCGTGAACAGCGTGGCGAAGCGGCTGCATCAACACGCGCAGACCAGCAGGATGGTGCGCAGATGTGCCGGAAGGGTGATGCGGTACAGGCTTGTGACATCCAGGTACGTCGGGTTGAATTTGTTGGCCCGCAAATTGGCGATGAGTTGACGGAAAAGGGCGGATTGGCCCTGATTTATACACTGATCGCTATCCTGATTTACGTGGCGTTCCGGTTTCAGTGGCGGTTTTCTCTGGGCGCGATCCTGGCCACGGCCCATGACGTATTGCTGACCTTTGGCTTTTTCTCGCTGACACAGATTGAATTTGACCTGACTGTGCTGGCGGCAATCCTGGCTGTACTGGGTTATTCGCTGAACGATACCATTGTTGTGTTTGATCGTATTCGTGAGAACTTTCACACGCTGCGCAAGAGCGACGTTGTATCAATCATGAATCGTTCAATTAACGATACACTGTCTCGCACCATTATCACTTCCGGTACTACTGTGTTGGCACTGACGGCGCTGTTCATCTTCGGCGGTGAAATCATTCATGCATTTTCCATCGCCTTGCTGGTCGGTATTGTTGTTGGTACCTATTCTTCCATTTTTGTCGCGACCCCGGCGGTCCTGGCGCTGGGGATCACTCGTGACGACCTGTTGCCGCCGAAAAAAGAAGGCGAAGCCGTCGACGACATGCCCTGA
- a CDS encoding VWA domain-containing protein — translation MNLSGKLFAVVLIILFVSACEKTDHRKSIYMVIDTSGTYASEVDKAERVISFLLGKLNPGDSLAVAQVKSRSFSEKDIVAKVTFDKTPSKATAQKRAFREKINIFAKKVKSSRGSAFTDITGAMIQAAEFLNETGAGNKMILVFSDMQEELGKGTVRNFPIDMSGIEVVALNVTKLTTDNVDPRRYLDRLDRWEKRLRQAGAKDWKKVNDLEHLERIFR, via the coding sequence ATGAATTTGTCGGGAAAGCTGTTTGCAGTTGTGCTTATTATCCTGTTTGTATCAGCGTGTGAGAAAACTGATCATCGCAAATCGATTTACATGGTCATCGACACCTCCGGTACCTATGCCAGCGAGGTTGACAAGGCCGAGCGCGTGATCAGCTTTCTGCTCGGCAAGCTGAATCCCGGGGATTCTCTGGCTGTAGCGCAAGTCAAAAGCCGAAGTTTTAGCGAGAAGGATATTGTCGCCAAGGTTACCTTTGACAAGACGCCCTCCAAGGCAACAGCGCAGAAGCGTGCTTTTCGCGAAAAGATCAACATTTTTGCCAAAAAGGTGAAGTCCAGCCGTGGCAGTGCCTTTACTGATATCACTGGCGCCATGATCCAGGCTGCCGAGTTTCTCAATGAAACCGGCGCCGGTAACAAGATGATCCTGGTGTTTTCCGACATGCAGGAAGAGCTGGGTAAGGGTACGGTCCGTAATTTTCCGATCGATATGAGTGGTATTGAAGTGGTGGCGTTGAACGTAACCAAGCTTACTACTGATAATGTTGATCCCCGGCGCTACCTGGATCGACTGGATCGCTGGGAAAAACGTCTGCGCCAGGCCGGTGCCAAGGACTGGAAAAAGGTCAACGACCTGGAACACCTGGAGCGAATCTTCCGCTGA
- a CDS encoding serine hydroxymethyltransferase, with protein sequence MFSKDMTIAGYDDELWQAIQQEEQRQEEHIELIASENYASPRVMQAQGTMLTNKYAEGYPGRRYYGGCEHVDVAEQLAIDRVKELFGANYANVQPHSGSQANAAVYLALCTPGDTILGMSLAHGGHLTHGAKVNFSGKLFNSVQYGLNDETGEVDYAQVEALAREHRPKMIVAGFSAYSRIMDWQKFRDIADSVGAYLFVDMAHIAGLVAAGLYPSPVPIADVVTSTTHKTLRGPRGGIILSRSDDADLHKKLNSIVFPGTQGGPLMHVIAAKAVAFKEALDPAFKTYQKQVLVNASAMADTMTARGYKIVSGGTDDHLFLVDLVDKGITGKDAEAALGEANITVNKNAVPNDPQSPFVTSGLRIGSPAITTRGFGEKEAVDLANWMCDVLDNMADAGVREQVKAKVLELCQRFPVYK encoded by the coding sequence ATGTTCAGCAAAGACATGACCATAGCCGGATATGATGATGAACTGTGGCAGGCGATCCAGCAGGAAGAGCAGCGCCAGGAAGAACATATAGAACTAATCGCCTCGGAAAACTATGCCAGTCCGCGGGTTATGCAAGCGCAAGGCACCATGCTTACCAACAAGTATGCCGAAGGCTATCCCGGTCGTCGTTATTACGGTGGTTGTGAGCATGTCGATGTTGCCGAACAACTGGCCATTGACCGCGTAAAAGAGCTATTCGGTGCCAACTATGCCAACGTTCAGCCGCATTCCGGTTCCCAGGCCAATGCCGCCGTGTACCTGGCCCTGTGTACGCCCGGTGACACGATTCTCGGCATGAGCCTGGCACACGGTGGTCATCTTACGCATGGCGCCAAGGTCAACTTCTCCGGCAAGCTGTTTAACTCCGTCCAGTACGGTCTGAACGATGAAACCGGTGAAGTGGATTACGCCCAGGTCGAAGCCCTGGCCAGGGAACACAGGCCCAAAATGATTGTTGCCGGGTTCAGCGCCTATTCGCGCATCATGGACTGGCAGAAGTTCCGTGACATCGCTGACAGCGTTGGCGCCTACCTGTTTGTCGATATGGCGCATATCGCGGGATTGGTGGCAGCCGGACTGTATCCCAGCCCGGTACCGATTGCTGACGTGGTGACCTCTACCACGCACAAGACCCTGCGTGGTCCGCGCGGTGGCATTATCCTGTCCAGGTCCGATGATGCTGACCTGCACAAGAAGCTGAACTCTATCGTTTTCCCGGGCACCCAGGGTGGTCCGTTGATGCACGTGATTGCCGCCAAGGCTGTCGCTTTCAAGGAAGCGCTGGATCCGGCGTTCAAGACCTATCAGAAACAGGTGCTGGTCAACGCCAGTGCCATGGCGGACACCATGACAGCCCGTGGCTACAAGATTGTTTCCGGTGGTACTGATGATCACCTGTTCCTGGTGGATCTTGTTGACAAGGGCATTACCGGCAAGGATGCGGAAGCAGCTTTGGGTGAAGCCAATATCACTGTCAACAAGAATGCTGTACCCAATGATCCACAGTCCCCGTTTGTTACCAGTGGCCTGCGTATCGGCTCACCAGCCATAACCACGCGCGGTTTCGGCGAGAAAGAAGCTGTCGACCTGGCCAACTGGATGTGTGACGTGCTGGATAACATGGCCGATGCCGGCGTGCGCGAGCAGGTAAAAGCCAAGGTGCTGGAGTTGTGCCAGCGATTCCCGGTCTACAAGTAA
- the nrdR gene encoding transcriptional regulator NrdR, protein MRCPFCFAEDTKVVDSRLGEDGDTVRRRRECLSCHERFTTFERAELRLPQVVKSDNTRESFDEDKLRSGLRRALQKRPVDAETVERAVGHIRHKLLASGDREIKSREIGEWVMQELREIDQVAYVRFASVYRSFQDVEAFSEEVQRLQNEPTPEARRKQLKLLPDEED, encoded by the coding sequence ATGCGATGCCCCTTCTGTTTTGCGGAAGATACCAAGGTAGTTGATTCGCGCCTCGGCGAGGACGGTGATACCGTGCGTCGTCGTCGTGAGTGCTTGTCCTGTCATGAGCGCTTTACCACCTTTGAGCGCGCTGAACTGCGACTGCCGCAAGTTGTGAAATCCGATAACACCCGCGAGAGCTTTGACGAAGACAAGCTGCGCTCAGGCTTGCGCCGGGCATTGCAAAAGCGTCCGGTGGATGCCGAAACCGTAGAGCGTGCAGTGGGGCATATTCGTCACAAGTTGCTTGCCAGTGGCGACCGGGAAATCAAGTCCAGGGAAATCGGCGAGTGGGTGATGCAGGAGTTACGTGAAATAGACCAGGTGGCGTATGTCCGGTTTGCCTCGGTCTATCGCAGTTTCCAGGATGTGGAGGCCTTCAGCGAAGAAGTGCAGCGGCTGCAAAATGAGCCCACACCCGAGGCGCGCCGCAAACAACTAAAGCTGCTCCCGGACGAGGAAGATTAA
- the ribD gene encoding bifunctional diaminohydroxyphosphoribosylaminopyrimidine deaminase/5-amino-6-(5-phosphoribosylamino)uracil reductase RibD, with translation MFSAEDARYMARALELARRGLYTTDPNPRVGCVLVGNGKVLGEGWHERAGGPHAEIVALNQSGQQHLYGATAYITLEPCCHTGRTGPCSQALIDAGVARVVVAMRDPNPCVDGGGIKQLQDAGIEVHHGLMEAQAETLNPGFISRMTRHRPWLRVKLAASLDGRTALKNGESKWITGEDARADVQMLRARSSAILTGVSTVLHDNPSLNVRDLDIGRQPLRVVTDTGLRMPTDAAMLKLPGQTLIATAVRNPEKEEVLRAAGAEIVHIGTQAHAIDLPALMTHLAAREVNEMHVEAGATLCGALLQAGLVDELVLYLAPHILGNQSRGLFNLPELETMSGRIELTITDVRAVGRDWRVTARVGSGPR, from the coding sequence ATGTTTTCCGCCGAAGATGCCCGATACATGGCCCGCGCCCTTGAGTTGGCGCGTCGCGGCCTTTACACCACGGATCCCAACCCGCGAGTTGGATGTGTGCTTGTTGGTAACGGCAAGGTGCTGGGCGAAGGCTGGCATGAGCGTGCCGGCGGCCCGCATGCGGAGATTGTTGCGCTGAATCAATCCGGGCAACAGCATCTCTATGGTGCCACTGCTTATATCACTCTCGAGCCTTGCTGCCATACCGGGCGTACCGGTCCGTGTTCGCAGGCTTTGATTGATGCCGGGGTCGCGCGCGTGGTGGTAGCCATGCGCGATCCGAATCCTTGTGTCGATGGCGGTGGCATCAAGCAATTGCAGGACGCCGGTATTGAGGTCCACCATGGCTTGATGGAGGCCCAGGCAGAGACACTTAACCCCGGGTTTATCAGTCGTATGACACGACATCGGCCATGGCTACGCGTCAAGCTTGCGGCCAGCCTTGATGGCCGCACAGCACTCAAGAATGGTGAAAGCAAATGGATTACCGGTGAGGATGCTCGCGCCGACGTGCAAATGTTGCGTGCCCGTAGCTCGGCAATTTTAACCGGCGTCAGCACCGTGCTACATGACAATCCATCATTAAATGTTCGTGATTTGGATATTGGCCGCCAGCCCTTGAGGGTGGTCACCGATACCGGGCTGCGCATGCCCACGGACGCAGCCATGCTGAAATTACCCGGGCAGACGCTGATTGCGACCGCGGTGCGGAACCCGGAAAAGGAAGAAGTGCTTCGGGCTGCCGGCGCTGAAATCGTGCATATCGGCACCCAGGCTCACGCCATTGATCTGCCGGCCTTGATGACTCACTTGGCTGCTCGCGAGGTAAATGAGATGCATGTCGAAGCCGGTGCGACACTCTGTGGTGCCTTGCTGCAGGCGGGACTGGTGGACGAGCTTGTTTTGTATTTGGCGCCGCATATTCTTGGAAATCAGTCCCGGGGGTTGTTTAATTTGCCCGAGCTTGAGACTATGTCAGGCCGCATCGAATTGACGATCACGGATGTACGCGCAGTCGGACGTGACTGGCGCGTAACCGCCAGGGTCGGAAGCGGACCCCGGTAA
- a CDS encoding riboflavin synthase, translating to MFTGIIEATGRVAALAAKSDGLRLHINTGKLRLADVRLGDSIAVNGVCLTVVDLPGDGFWADVSTETLKHTSLAGLRINSPVNLEKAMAAGDRFGGHMVSGHVDGVGKIVSREDEGRFVRFKVRAPEALSRYIATKGSVTVDGTSLTVNSIDAHDFVLTIVPHTIQETIIGDYAVGTRVNLEVDLVARYLERLLQCAGDEQETGVSMEKLVQYGFTK from the coding sequence ATGTTTACAGGAATTATCGAGGCTACCGGCCGCGTCGCGGCGTTGGCAGCCAAATCAGATGGTCTTCGACTTCATATCAATACCGGCAAACTACGCCTGGCTGATGTCAGGCTGGGAGACAGTATCGCCGTCAATGGCGTGTGCCTGACGGTTGTCGATCTGCCTGGAGACGGTTTCTGGGCTGATGTCTCCACCGAGACCTTGAAGCACACCAGCCTCGCCGGCTTGCGCATAAATTCGCCGGTAAATCTTGAGAAGGCTATGGCGGCGGGCGATCGTTTTGGCGGTCACATGGTCAGCGGGCACGTGGATGGCGTCGGGAAAATCGTTTCCCGTGAAGACGAGGGTCGTTTCGTACGCTTCAAGGTGCGCGCGCCGGAAGCGCTGTCACGCTACATTGCTACCAAGGGTTCTGTAACGGTTGATGGCACCAGCCTGACCGTGAACAGTATCGATGCCCATGACTTTGTGCTCACGATTGTCCCGCATACCATCCAGGAAACCATTATTGGCGATTATGCAGTTGGTACGCGTGTCAACCTGGAAGTGGACCTGGTGGCTCGTTACCTTGAGCGACTGTTACAGTGCGCCGGCGATGAGCAAGAAACCGGGGTCAGCATGGAAAAGCTGGTGCAGTACGGGTTTACCAAATAA